The following proteins come from a genomic window of Sorghum bicolor cultivar BTx623 chromosome 3, Sorghum_bicolor_NCBIv3, whole genome shotgun sequence:
- the LOC110434132 gene encoding uncharacterized protein LOC110434132 produces MQAQVVRALTLSSRRRRRFVQDLNGEGKVAAAAKGSVLRLASTGLGGVEVRPLDFIIFLVFSFCSVLAPIILKQKVLEPGSSFSSGRGSGAAATVTKTTRAPTTMSCGEPTSVQGGIVTAMTINYGVLLGFVRSNGSKAPIRISFPVQRRCRSSHLI; encoded by the exons ATGCAGGCGCAGGTGGTCCGTGCTCTCACCCTCTCATCTCGGCGGCGCAGGCGGTTCGTGCAGGATTTGAATGGGGAGGGGAAGGTTGCAGCCGCGGCAAAGGGGAGCGTGTTGCGTCTGGCGAGCACCGGATTGGGAGGTGTCGAGGTGAGGCCACTAGATTTCATCATATTTCTCGTGTTTTCATTCTGTTCCGTGCTTGCGCCCATAATTTTAAAGCAGAAAGTACTGGAGCCTGGAAGTAGTTTTTCAAGTGGGCGGGGCAGTGGGGCGGCGGCGACAGTGACGAAGACGACGAGGGCGCCGACAACAATGTCGTGCGGGGAGCCTACATCCGTGCAG GGTGGAATTGTCACGGCTATGACCATAAATTATGGAGTACTCCTTGGTTTTGTTCGCTCTAATGGTTCCAAG GCACCGATCAGGATCAGCTTCCCTGTCCAAAGACGATGCAGGTCCAGCCATCTAATCTAA
- the LOC110433290 gene encoding thioredoxin H4-1-like isoform X1 codes for MGLKRLMTCCCCIAKQHADDEDKIDFGGGNVHVVTSKEDWDQKIAEANKDGKIVVANFSASWCGPCRVISPVYAEMSQTYPQLMFLTIDVDELMEFSSSWDIRATPTFFFLKNGQQVDKLVGANKPELEKKVAAIAGASSQADAASSKTV; via the exons ATGGGACTGAAGCGCCTGATGACATGCTGCTGCTGCATTGCAAAG CAGCACGCTGATGACGAGGACAAGATTGATTTTGGAGGTGGCAATGTTCATGTTGTTACAAGCAAAGAGGACTGGGACCAAAAAATTGCCGAGGCAAACAAGGATGGGAAAATT GTGGTTGCAAACTTCAGTGCTTCCTGGTGCGGCCCATGCCGTGTCATTTcacctgtttatgctgaaatgtCACAGACATACCCTCAGCTCATGTTCTTGACGATTGATGTTGATGAGTTAATG GAGTTCAGCTCGTCGTGGGACATCCGTGCGACCCCGACGTTCTTCTTCCTCAAGAACGGGCAGCAGGTGGACAAGCTGGTCGGCGCCAACAAGCCTGAGCTGGAGAAGAAAGTCGCCGCCATCGCTGGGGCGTCGTCACAGGCTGACGCTGCCAGCAGCAAGACAGTGTAG
- the LOC8078496 gene encoding uncharacterized protein LOC8078496: protein MESKLTEDVGPLAAAAVASSFPLLVYDYEHGDPPEISQTVLSVADGSMRTIRVPEMCDYTCLETPQGLMLMVDTASGSCWLWNPQTGEKTALPSMNGGELPDHCRCLVSDTISSPPNWVSDDDVDHPDSLVLVYDLTRPELLFCRIRGGAGWVKQSYDIDVGIEVPAATGEDEGPIPTPSAVISDMAAVQGVFYYSESRDVIGALFSFADDPEPRLELVTFDARLPTLALDAPQLTVTKSYLLESSRELFLVCLFYIGCTVERIEEVGAYVMDFTEKEWCKVTDIGDAAFLLGPGCFAASCAAAEHGLKSGCVYLADDDNDVHIFDLKDGTRELVKPTQDIPALSREPFWLVPVQP, encoded by the coding sequence ATGGAATCGAAGCTCACCGAGGATGTTGGCCCgctagcggcggcggcggtggcctcGTCTTTCCCGCTGCTCGTGTACGACTACGAGCACGGCGATCCACCAGAGATTTCCCAGACCGTGCTCTCGGTCGCCGACGGCTCCATGCGCACGATCCGAGTCCCCGAGATGTGCGACTACACGTGCCTGGAGACTCCGCAGGGCCTAATGCTCATGGTGGACACCGCCTCAGGATCCTGCTGGCTCTGGAACCCGCAGACCGGGGAGAAGACGGCGCTGCCCTCCATGAACGGCGGCGAGCTGCCGGACCATTGCCGGTGCCTGGTCTCCGACACCATCTCTTCTCCACCAAACTGGGTCTCGGACGACGACGTCGATCATCCGGACTCCCTCGTGCTCGTCTACGACCTCACGCGGCCGGAGCTTCTGTTCTGCCGGATCAGAGGCGGCGCCGGGTGGGTGAAGCAGTCCTACGACATCGACGTGGGCATAGAGGTCCCCGCCGCCACCGGGGAAGACGAAGGCCCCATCCCCACACCGAGCGCGGTGATCAGCGACATGGCTGCCGTGCAGGGGGTGTTCTACTACTCCGAGTCGAGAGACGTGATCGGCGCTCTCTTCAGCTTCGCCGACGACCCGGAGCCGCGTCTGGAGCTCGTCACCTTCGATGCCCGGCTGCCCACTCTCGCCTTGGACGCGCCGCAGCTTACAGTGACGAAGAGCTACCTGCTGGAATCCTCGAGGGAGCTCTTCCTCGTCTGCCTCTTCTACATCGGCTGCACCGTCGAGCGCATCGAGGAGGTCGGCGCCTACGTGATGGATTTCACGGAGAAGGAATGGTGCAAGGTGACTGACATTGGCGACGCGGCGTTCCTTCTTGGCCCCGGATGCTTCGCGGCCTCGTGCGCTGCGGCGGAGCATGGCCTGAAGAGTGGGTGTGTCTACCTCGCCGACGACGACAACGATGTCCACATCTTTGATCTCAAGGATGGCACTCGTGAGCTCGTTAAACCAACTCAGGACATACCTGCTCTCTCGCGCGAGCCATTTTGGTTGGTGCCCGTCCAACCATAG
- the LOC8078495 gene encoding protein NETWORKED 4B: MKRMHRMQTRKSHSWWWDSHISPKNSKWLAENLEEMDKQVKEMLKLIEDEGDSFAKKAEMYFQRRPLLVNHVENFYRMYRALAERYDNVTGELRKGLALQSQGSGISETDSETQSIPPSPEPNMEQNTAKPKRKTRAVGFDVFLGSGGSSDISKKGSDGSSSSSSDSDSEVDEASEENGNGISYIMDGRITELEDELQEARQQIEALEAKNLHCQCEKLEENLKQVSNEKEDLVAAILASKNEIEDLKGEMASTAKHFEAQLVHRDHEIEKRKQEVEQVSEKYFHEKSALVSEIERLQEVVKNFERNLTEVTGEKLQLEAQVKDLEQVSNNLDDSSAEIIKLQGIIKDLQARLENDSNEKGVLEERAMELEQVRRQLEDSRAEARELQATIKDLKDDLEKALQEKAELQNRMKDVEQVTSDLNSLIASLESKLTATEAQLEQLHVEKAEASLESEKHLSHLIQTIAHLKTEIELLSSEKAAVENKVSVLLIDVTTRDEKLKEMDNHLHQLHLEHVKLIEEADIAWKDMSGLRSRVCELEEEIEKQKLIISDSAEGKREAIRQLCFSLDHYRHGYQQLRQLLQDHRRPVVMAT; this comes from the exons ATGAAGCGCATGCATAGAATGCAAACGAGAAAGTCCCATTCATGGTGGTGGGACAGCCATATTAGCCCAAAGAACTCCAAATGGCTAGCTGAGAATTTGGAAG AGATGGATAAGCAAGTTAAAGAGATGCTGAAGCTCATAGAGGATGAAGGTGATTCTTTTGCAAAGAAGGCTGAGATGTATTTCCAAAGAAGGCCTCTTCTTGTAAATCATGTCGAGAACTTCTATCGCATGTACCGTGCTCTTGCTGAGCGTTATGACAACGTGACTGGGGAattgcgcaagggtcttgcactGCAGTCTCAAGGCTCTGGTATATCCGAAACTGATTCGGAGACACAATCAATTCCACCATCTCCAGAGCCTAACATGGAACAGAACACAGCAAAACCGAAGCGCAAAACAAGAGCAGTTGGCTTCGATGTGTTCCTTGGTTCTGGTGGAAGCTCAGATATTTCCAAGAAGGGGAGTGAtggatcatcatcttcttcttcagaTTCTGATTCAGAGGTTGAtgaggcaagtgaagaaaatgGCAATGGGATTTCTTACATAATGGATGGACGGATTACTGAGCTAGAAGATGAGCTACAGGAAGCAAGGCAACAAATTGAGGCACTTGAGGCAAAGAACTTGCACTGCCAATGTGAAAAACTTGAAGAGAATCTCAAACAAGTTAGCAATGAAAAGGAAGACTTGGTAGCTGCAATTCTGGCAAGCAAGAATGAGATCGAGGATCTAAAAGGAGAGATGGCCTCGACAGCAAAGCATTTTGAAGCACAATTAGTGCACCGTGACCATGAGATTGAGAAGCGCAAGCAGGAGGTTGAGCAAGTTTCTGAAAAGTATTTCCATGAGAAATCCGCTCTTGTGTCTGAAATCGAAAGACTCCAGGAAGTTGTTAAGAATTTTGAACGGAACCTAACAGAAGTTACAGGAGAAAAATTGCAGCTTGAGGCCCAGGTAAAGGATCTTGAACAAGTTTCTAATAACTTAGATGATTCTTCTGCAGAGATTATAAAGCTACAAGGAATAATCAAGGATCTGCAAGCAAGATTGGAAAATGACTCAAATGAGAAGGGTGTACTTGAGGAACGTGCTATGGAGTTGGAGCAAGTTCGTAGGCAGTTGGAGGATTCAAGGGCTGAGGCTAGGGAGCTACAAGCTACAATTAAGGACCTGAAAGATGACCTAGAAAAAGCTCTTCAAGAGAAAGCAGAACTTCAGAATCGTATGAAGGATGTGGAACAGGTAACCAGTGACCTAAATTCCTTAATTGCTTCACTTGAGAGCAAGTTGACAGCCACAGAGGCACAGCTTGAACAACTTCACGTGGAGAAAGCAGAAGCATCCCTTGAGAGTGAGAAACATTTATCTCATCTGATTCAAACCATCGCCCATCTTAAGACGGAGATCGAGCTGCTGTCTTCAGAGAAGGCTGCAGTTGAAAACAAGGTGTCCGTTCTGCTGATTGATGTCACTACTCGTGATGAAAAGCTGAAGGAGATGGACAATCACTTGCATCAGCTGCACCTGGAGCATGTCAAGCTGATCGAAGAGGCGGATATTGCATGGAAAGACATGTCAGGCCTGCGTTCACGCGTGTGTGAGCTCGAGGAAGAGATTGAGAAGCAGAAGCTTATTATATCTGACAGCGCAGAGGGGAAGCGTGAGGCGATCAGGCAGCTGTGCTTCTCGCTTGATCACTACCGCCATGGGTACCAGCAGCTTCGGCAGCTCCTGCAGGACCACAGGAGGCCCGTGGTGATGGCAACATGA
- the LOC110433290 gene encoding thioredoxin H4-1-like isoform X2 yields the protein MGLKRLMTCCCCIAKHADDEDKIDFGGGNVHVVTSKEDWDQKIAEANKDGKIVVANFSASWCGPCRVISPVYAEMSQTYPQLMFLTIDVDELMEFSSSWDIRATPTFFFLKNGQQVDKLVGANKPELEKKVAAIAGASSQADAASSKTV from the exons ATGGGACTGAAGCGCCTGATGACATGCTGCTGCTGCATTGCAAAG CACGCTGATGACGAGGACAAGATTGATTTTGGAGGTGGCAATGTTCATGTTGTTACAAGCAAAGAGGACTGGGACCAAAAAATTGCCGAGGCAAACAAGGATGGGAAAATT GTGGTTGCAAACTTCAGTGCTTCCTGGTGCGGCCCATGCCGTGTCATTTcacctgtttatgctgaaatgtCACAGACATACCCTCAGCTCATGTTCTTGACGATTGATGTTGATGAGTTAATG GAGTTCAGCTCGTCGTGGGACATCCGTGCGACCCCGACGTTCTTCTTCCTCAAGAACGGGCAGCAGGTGGACAAGCTGGTCGGCGCCAACAAGCCTGAGCTGGAGAAGAAAGTCGCCGCCATCGCTGGGGCGTCGTCACAGGCTGACGCTGCCAGCAGCAAGACAGTGTAG